A genomic region of Colletotrichum destructivum chromosome 5, complete sequence contains the following coding sequences:
- a CDS encoding Putative complex 1 LYR protein has protein sequence MATAIQALKGDAPQQVRSLYRQLLKTGDQFAAYNFREYAKRRTRDAFRENKDVEDPRRVQELIQKGLNDLQSLKRQTVVSQFFQFDRLVVEGGAAGKQKGDKGDIVRQKDQGWD, from the exons atggcgacggcgataCAGGCTCTCAAGGGCGATGCGCCGCAGCAGGTGCGGTCTCTG TACCGCCAGCTCCTGAAGACGGGCGACCAGTTCGCGGCCTACAACTTCCGCGAGTATGCTAAGCGCCGGACGAGGGACGCCTTCCGCGAGAAcaaggacgtcgaggacccGCGGCGGGTGCAGGAGCTGATTCAGAAGGGGTTGAACGACCTCCAGAGCCTGAAG AGGCAAACGGTCGTCAGCCAGTTCTTCCAATTCGACCGACTAgtggtcgagggcggtgccGCG GGCAAGCAGAAGGGCGACAAGGGTGACATCGTCAGGCAAAAGGACCAAGG CTGGGACTAA
- a CDS encoding Putative Galactose-binding-like domain superfamily, galactose mutarotase-like domain superfamily, translated as MRSSLFVAALGGLVSNALAAPTQAEPFLTQIDNQTWIIGNDVWNMTQGLKYGVKLNYKNRDLVGNAVGHYVSYNGAANDIAWTSASIAKKGTYEGKPFIDVKFTSIDGDFHWVIFQGLAGAYQYFVNHNLPTLGEFRTLWRLDNATFPNGKTGLHDKPLPPLSDYLPENKVQDETWRTPDGSGYITKYDFSDFIRTQKYYGVYGDEVGSWYINAGKDYYNGNHLKQELMVHRESATGDAVQLNMIHGTHFQVSAVDVFPDGKMWGPWLWYLNDGSKSDAESRAASEFAAWPYPWLDDAAYHSRGTVKGKLLLSDGRPAAGAAVFLGDNRPTKTALDMGSDYYYTTYADDQGAFEIPHVRTAANGYALQAWSNGGALADVTTQLLFNDVDVADAQTTDLGTLAWAVSDRKRLFQVGEFDRTSLGFAHGGDPYYGHAIIASCPANIVFRAGCSKPSDWCYGQTHRGNYTISFRIGELPSPAPETANLIVSLAGYSTGTSSVVLANGQQVGNLTSGAVGADSTSGLLNDPSVYRSATAAGEWRLFQFPVPGALLRQGENEVTFQLTRNTTWRGFIWDSIVLEW; from the exons ATGAGGAGCAgtctcttcgtcgccgccctcgggggTCTCGTCTCCAACGCACTCGCCGCACCAACCCAGGCAGAGCCCTTCCTCACCCAGATCGACAACCAGACGTGGATCATCGGCAACGATGTCTGGAACATGACCCAAGGCCTCAAATACGGTGTGAAGCTCAACTACAAGAACCGCGACCTTGTCGGGAACGCCGTTGGCCACTATGTCAGCTACA acggcgccgccaacgacATCGCCTGGACCTCGGCCAGCATCGCTAAAAAGGGCACTTACGAGGGCAAGCCCTTCATCGACGTAAAGTTCACCTCCATCGACGGTGACTTCCACTGGGTGATCTTCCAGGGGCTCGCTGGCGCCTACCAGTACTTCGTCAACCACAACCTGCCCACGCTGGGCGAGTTCCGTACCCTCTGGCGCCTCGATAACGCGACGTTCCCCAACGGCAAGACGGGCCTCCACGAcaagccgctgccgccgctcagCGACTACCTGCCCGAGAATAAGGTCCAGGACGAGACCTGGCGCACGCCCGACGGCTCCGGCTACATCACGAAGTACGACTTCTCCGACTTCATCCGCACCCAGAAGTACTACGGCGTctacggcgacgaggtcggcagCTGGTACATCAACGCCGGCAAAGACTACTACAATGGCAACCACCTGAAGCAGGAGCTCATG GTCCACCGTGAGAGTGCTAccggcgacgccgtgcaGCTCAACATGATCCACGGCACCCACTTCCAGGTCTctgccgtcgacgtcttcccCGACGGCAAGATGTGGGGTCCCTGGCTCTGGTACCTG aACGACGGCTCCAAATCCGACGCCGAgtcccgcgccgcctccgaaTTCGCCGCCTGGCCCTACCCCTGGCTCGATGACGCTGCCTACCACTCTCGCGGCACCGTCAAGGGCAAGCTCCTCCTGTCCGACGgccgccccgccgccggcgccgccgtcttcctcggcgacaacCGCCCCACCAAGACAGCCCTCGACATGGGCTCCGACTACTACTACACCACCTACGCCGACGACCAGGGCGCCTTCGAGATCCCGCACGtccgcaccgccgccaacggctaCGCCCTGCAGGCCTGgtccaacggcggcgccctcgccgacgtgaCGACGCAGCTGCTcttcaacgacgtcgacgtcgccgacgcccagacCACGGACCTGGGCACCCTCGCCTGGGCTGTCTCTGACCGTAAGCGCCTCTTCCAGGTCGGCGAGTTCGACCgcacctcgctcggcttcgcccacggcggcgacccCTACTACGGCCACGCTATCATCGCCTCGTGCCCGGCCAACATCGTCTTCCGCGCGGGCTGCTCCAAGCCGAGCGACTGGTGCTACGGCCAGACCCACAGGGGCAACTACACCATCAGCTTCCGCATCGGCGAgctcccctccccggcgcCCGAGACGGCGAACCTGATCGTCTCGCTGGCCGGCTACTCAACCGGCACGAGcagcgtcgtcctcgccaacggGCAGCAGGTCGGCAACCTCACgagcggcgccgtcggcgccgactcCACCTCGGGCCTGCTCAACGACCCGTCCGTCTACCGCagcgccacggccgccggcgagtgGCGCCTCTTCCAGTTCCCCGTCCCCGGCGCGCTGCTGAGGCAGGGCGAGAACGAGGTCACATTCCAGCTGACGCGGAACACGACCTGGAGGGGTTTCATCTGGGACAGCATCGTCCTGGAGTGGTGA
- a CDS encoding uncharacterized protein (Putative zn(2)Cys(6) fungal-type DNA-binding domain, transcription factor domain, fungi), protein MEYGDEGAKPNMMASDMSADTNAAGSARSDSLGALDPITQQNQNGPKPPIKRRAPIACKRCRRMRSKCMHEKGQPPCKSCAEAGIPASECVFPQRGQPDLDREYRHPRMRAEKTAKRDAEKAKRSASVASVPQGLSTPALRKPADEWEYLPPLPDIIDAVHIFTRKYFQLGFIPKELFPQQLQRDHRSVSVFLLLGILSVSARFSPALAQRYQGEMKAVDYFMERASNLALNELYQEPTLERCQAFYLLSLAQQGSGWRNRSYINIGIATRMAVLMHLHREEFYKMKNPTREMIIRAESARRTLWMLHSQDNLHCGALSPVSLAANDITALLPSNEEDFAYGREPLSRAALEDTPPARENPSLIHQPSRSLFASLMQAHYYWGKVARRAMATMKSAKPWDPTSEYAIMAKQLWNWEQQLPQDHRWSMVLLKGHKSVGEDLAYLGVTMITKLCNIVLRRAYLDNIIKTDEKDPQRRAFFAQMSDDLFRNVRELYEQVDAQFSVRSSEEGVGAQMASFCVYSCGLFSTYLAKYRNICSDKSIVAQAPNMLQRCMSILIESKQTWPLASRWLESLERFSRDPKAAAFSLEGSMADGNDRTLRPLHPSPSNFTTKGPRAEAPKYQLPGPPTTPLDEKKPPPPSLRNNSTSSSASIILPPPSPSPSLQQQQMHQQNNTVLFPLPLPLPPLATTHQQQQQQQLHQPHHQQPQHSQHHYQQSPQHQILSTHHHQQQQEQQHHHHHHHQQQHHSQQPILQPHMQQIPPELQPHFSSPIYSQAPPPYSPNNGMGILVQAATFDTASPILGGPPSTNPYDPTAAAAVAAFYNSPGSASIVLGPGTDGFECELQSWFDGEAPVQATSWIGNGAAGLGWFGST, encoded by the exons ATGGAGTACGGTGATGAAGGCGCCAAGCCGAACATGATGGCTTCGGACATGAGCGCCGACACGAATGCCGCCGGAAGCGCGAGGAGCGATTCCCTCGGCGCTCTTGATCCCATCACGCAGCAGAATCAAAACGGCCCAAAGCCGCCCATCAAGCGCAGAGCTCCCATCGCCTGTAAAAG GTGTCGCCGCATGAGAAGCAAATGCATGCACGAGAAGGGACAACCGCCATGTAAATCTTGCGCGGAAGCCGGCATCCCAGCCAGTGAATG CGTCTTCCCTCAGCGCGGCCAACCGGATCTGGATCGTGAGTATCGACACCCTCGCATGAGGGCCGAAAAAACCGCCAAGCgggacgccgagaaggcaAAGCGGAGCGCGTCCGTCGCGTCCGTCCCGCAGGGGCTGTCTACGCCAGCGCTCCGGAAGCCTGCAGACGAATGGGAATATCTCCCGCCGCTTCCCGACATCATTGACGCTGTCCACATTTTCACGCGCAAGTACTTTCAGCTTGGCTTCATCCCGAAGGAGCTGTTCCCACAGCAGCTGCAGCGAGACCACCGCTCCGTCagcgtcttcctcctgctcggcatCCTCAGTGTTTCGGCCCGGTTCTCGCCCGCATTGGCCCAGAGATACCAAGGGGAAATGAAGGCCGTCGACTACTTCATGGAGCGGGCCAGTAACCTGGCGCTGAACGAGCTATATCAGGAGCCCACTCTAGAGCGTTGTCAAGCTTTCTATCTATTGAGTCTTGCTCAGCAAGGGAGCGGATGGAGGAACAGAAGCTAT ATAAACATTGGCATTGCTACCAGGATGGCCGTGCTGATGCACCTTCACCGGGAAGAGTTCTACAAGATGAAGAACCCTACCAGAGAGATGATCATCAGAGCGGAATCTGCCCGGAGAACTTTG TGGATGTTACACA GCCAAGACAACCTTCATTGCGGTGCTCTTTCGCCCGTTTCTCTGGCCGCAAATGATATAACGGCATTGCTCCCTAGTAACGAGGAGGATTTCGCCTACGGCCGCGAGCCACTCTCCCGTGCGGCCCTCGAAGATACTCCACCCGCACGCGAGAACCCTTCCCTCATCCACCAACCGTCCCGGTCTCTGTTTGCGAGCCTGATGCAGGCACATTACTACTGGGGCAAGGTCGCGCGCAGGGCCATGGCAACCATGAAGAGCGCCAAGCCCTGGGATCCAACCAGCGAgtacgccatcatggccaaaCAACTTTGGAACTGGGAACAGCAGCTCCCACAAGATCACCGATGGAGCATGGTCCTGCTCAAAGGGCACAAGTCGGTCGGCGAAGACTTG GCTTATCTTGGAGTTACCATGATCACGAAGCTCTGCAACATCGTGTTGAGAAGGGCGTATCTTGATAA TATTATCAAGACGGATGAAAAGGATCCCCAGCGCCGAGCCTTCTTCGCCCAGATGTCGGACGACCTTTTTCGCAACGTGCGGGAGCTGTATGAGCAGGTTGACGCTCAGTTCAGTGTCCGGTCTTCAGAAGAGGGCGTCGGAGCTCAGATGGCATCGTTCTGTGTCTACAGCTGCGGCCTCTTCTCGACCTATTTGGCCAAATACCGGAACA TCTGCTCGGACAAGTCCATTGTCGCCCAAGCACCGAACATGCTGCAACGCTGCATGTCTATACTCATTGAGTCCAAACAGACGTGGCCCTTGGCCTCTCGCTGGCTTGAATCGTTAGAGCGGTTCTCGCGTGATCCCAAAGCAGCTGCCTTCAGTCTCGAAGGCAGCATGGCTGACGGC AACGATCGTACCCTCCGCCCACTGCATCCGTCGCCTTCGAACTTCACCACAAAGGGACCACGCGCAGAGGCGCCCAAGTATCAGCTTCCTGGCCCGCCCACAACGCCCTTGGACGAGAaaaagccgccgccgccatcactACGAaacaacagcaccagcagtAGCGCGTCCATtattcttcctcctccgagcCCGTCCCCGAGTttacagcagcagcagatgcaTCAGCAGAACAACACTGTCCTGTTCccgcttccgcttccgcttccgcCTTTGGCCACCACccaccagcaacagcagcaacagcaacttCATCAGCCACATCATCAACAGCCACAGCATTCGCAACACCACTACCAACAGTCACCACAACACCAAATCCTCTCTactcaccaccaccaacaacaacaagaacagcagcaccatcatcaccaccaccaccaacagcagcaccactCGCAACAACCAATCCTCCAGCCCCATATGCAGCAGATTCCCCCCGAGCTGCAACCGCACTTCTCCTCACCCATATATTCCCAGGCTCCCCCGCCATACAGCCCGAACAACGGCATGGGAATACTTGTACAGGCCGCCACCTTCGATACGGCGAGCCCGATCCTGGGCGGCCCGCCATCGACAAACCCGTACGACCCGACAGCCGCGGCTGCCGTGGCCGCATTCTACAACTCGCCGGGCTCCGCGTCCATCGTTCTCGGTCCCGGCACTGACGGCTTCGAGTGCGAGCTGCAGAGCTGgttcgacggcgaggcgccCGTCCAGGCGACGAGCTGGATCGGAAACGGCGCCGCAGGTCTCGGCTGGTTTGGGTCTACATAA
- a CDS encoding Putative importin-beta domain, armadillo-like helical, importin beta family, whose protein sequence is MSSSEINQVLANSLSPDANLRNAAEQQLTQAADNNFPLYLATLVQELANDSADGSIRAAAGLALKNAFTARDFARHQELQAKWLQQTDDETKTRVKDLTLQTLSSSNAQAGQAAAQVISSIASIELPRGQWQDLMGTLVKNVSEGGEHQKQASLTTIGYICESQDPDLRTALITHSNAILTAVVQGARKEETSLEVRLAAITALGDSLEFVGNNFKHEGERNYIMQVVCEATQADDSRIQQGAFGCLNRIMGLYYDNMRFYMEKALFGLTILGMKSSDEDVAKLAVEFWSTVCEEEIGIEDDNTQVESADQMRPFYNFARVAANEVVPVLLLLLTKQDEDAADDEYNLARAAYQCLALYAQAIGAAIISPVLQFVEGNLRAEDWHHRDAAVSAFGAIMDGPDEKVLDPIVKQALPILIGMMDDSSLHVKDSTAYALGRITESVSDSIDPNQHLDPLIRSLFNGLMSNAKIASSCCWALMNLAERFSGDLSDAQNPLTPHFNQSVTNLLALTARPDCDSYVRTAAYEVLNVFVQNAASESMAPIASLSGVIIERLEGTVPMQSQVVSVEDRIMLEEMQTSLCTVLQAIIQRLDKEIIPQGDRIMQTLLQILSTVGSKSSVPDGVFATISALANAMEEDFSKYMEAFTPFLYNALSNQEEPSLCSMAIGLVSDLTRSLGERSQPYCDNFMNHLLHNLKSTALSNQFKPAILQCFGDIAGAIGGHFETYLSVIAQVLQQAATVNAGPEGPYEMYDYVISLREGIMDAWGGIIGAMKSGNKTPALQQYVPSIFQLLNMIASDMNRSEALMRASMGVIGDLADAYPNGELVDVFRQEWLTALIKETKTNREFQPRTIETARWAREQVKRQLGGSANVMSQT, encoded by the exons ATGTCGAGCTCAGAGATCAACCAGGTTTTGGCCAATTCGCTGTCGCCTG ACGCGAACTTGCGCAACGCTGCCGAGCAGCAACTCACACAAGCCGCCGACAACAACTTT CCCCTATACCTCGCAACCCTCGTCCAAGAGCTTGCAAACGACAGCGCAGATGGCTCCATCCGTGCCGCCGCTGGTCTCGCTCTCAAGAACGCCTTCACCGCCCGTGACTTCGCCCGCCACCAGGAGCTTCAGGCAAAATGGCTCCAGCAGACTGATGACGAGACCAAGACCCGGGTCAAGGACCTGACACTTCAGACCCTCTCCTCATCCAACGCCCAGGCCGGCCAGGCTGCCGCCCAGGTCATCTCCTCTATCGCATCCATCGAGCTGCCGAGAGGCCAGTGGCAGGACCTTATGGGCACTCTCGTCAAGAACGTCAGCGAGGGTGGCGAGCACCAGAAGCAGGCCTCGTTGACCACGATCGGTTACATTTGCGAGAGCCAAGATCCGGACCTGCGGACCGCCCTCATCACCCACTCCAACGCCATCTtgaccgccgtcgtccagggTGCACGCAAGGAGGAAACGAGCCTCGAGGTTCGCCTGGCCGCCATCACGGCCCTCGGTGACTCCCTCGAGTTCGTCGGTAACAACTTCAAGCACGAGGGCGAGCGCAACTACATCATGCAGGTCGTCTGCGAGGCCACACAGGCCGATGACTCCCGGATACAGCAGGGCGCCTTCGGATGCCTCAACCGCATCATGGGTCTCTACTACGACAACATGCGCTTCTACATGGAGAAGGCCTTGTTCGGCCTGACCATTTTGGGCATGAAGtcctcggacgaggacgttGCTAAGCTGGCCGTTGAGTTCTGGAGCACCGTCtgcgaggaggagatcggTATTGAGGACGACAACACTCAG GTTGAGAGCGCCGACCAGATGCGACCCTTCTACAACTTCGCTCGTGTGGCTGCCAACGAGGTTGTACCCGttctccttctgctcctTACGAagcaggacgaggatgccgccgatgacgagtACAACCTGGCCCGTGCCGCCTACCAGTGTCTCGCTCTCTACGCCCAGGCTATTGGTGCCGCTATCATTAGCCCCGTCCTCCAGTTTGTTGAGGGCAACCTGCGTGCCGAAGACTGGCACCACCGTGATGCCGCCGTTTCTGCGTTTGGCGCCATCATGGACGGCCCCGATGAGAAGGTCCTCGACCCCATCGTTAAGCAGGCTCTTCCTATCCTGATCGGCATGATGGACGACAGCTCCTTGCACGTCAAGGACTCGACCGCCTATGCCCTTGGTCGCATCACCGAGAGCGTGTCCGACAGCATTGATCCCAACCAGCACCTGGACCCTCTCATCCGATCCCTATTCAACGGCTTGATGAGCAACGCCAAGATAGCATCATCGTGCTGCTGGGCGCTCATGAACTTGGCTGAGCGCTTCTCCGGCGACCTCAGCGACGCCCAGAACCCTCTGACCCCCCACTTCAACCAGAGCGTCACCAACTTGCTCGCCCTGACGGCCCGCCCCGATTGCGACTCCTACGTCCGTACCGCCGCCTACGAAGTCCTCAATGTCTTTGTCCAGAACGCCGCCAGCGAGAGCATGGCGCCCATCGCTTCCTTGTCCGGCGTCATCATTGAGCGTCTCGAGGGCACCGTCCCGATGCAGAGCCAGGTTGTCAGTGTCGAGGACAGAATCATGCTGGAGGAGATGCAGACCAGCCTGTGCACAGTGCTTCAGGCCATTATCCAGAGACTGGACAAGGAGATCATCCCCCAGGGCGACCGCATCATGCAGACTCTTCTCCAGATCCTCAGCACCGTCGGCAGCAAGTCCAGCGTGCCCGACGGCGTTTTCGCCACCATCAGCGCCCTTGCCAACGCCATGGAAGAGGACTTCTCCAAGTACATGGAGGCATTCACCCCCTTCTTGTACAACGCCCTCTCCAACCAGGAAGAGCCCAGCTTGTGCTCCATGGCCATCGGTCTCGTTAGTGACCTGACCCGATCCCTTGGCGAGCGCAGCCAGCCGTACTGCGACAACTTCATGAACCATCTGCTGCACAACCTCAAG AGCACCGCCCTGAGCAACCAGTTCAAGCCGGCCATCCTGCAGTGCTTCGGTGACATTGCTGGCGCCATTGGCGGCCACTTCGAGACGTACCTGTCCGTCATTGCTCAAGTTTTGCAGCAGGCCGCGACCGTGAACGCCGGTCCCGAGGGCCCGTACGAGATGTACGACTACGTCATCTCTCTTCGCGAGGGAATCATGGACGCCTGGGGTGGCATTATTGGTGCTATGAAGTCCGGCAACAAGA CCCCTGCTCTCCAGCAGTACGTTCCTTCGATTTTCCAGCTTTTGAACATGATTGCCAGCGACATGAACCGTAGCGAGGCTCTCATGAGAGCATCGATGGGTGTCATCGGTGACCTCGCCGATGCCTACCCCaacggcgagctcgtcgacgtctttCGCCAGGAGTGGCTCACCGCTCTCATTAAGGAGACGAAGACCAACCGCGAGTTTCAGCCCAGGACGATCGAGACGGCCCGCTGGGCGCGTGAGCAGGTCAAGCGTCAGCTTGGCGGCTCTGCGAACGTCATGTCGCAGACTTGA